The sequence CGTCCAAACGCACCCTACAGGAAGACTGCCGCAGTCCGTCCTCTTGCGACCTACTTCTTCGGCAACGGCGACTTCAAAAACTCGAGCAGGTTCGCCATGTCGGTGACGTTGATCTCTTTTTCCATTCCTTCCGGCATCAGCGACTTTTCGCTCGTTTGGAAGAGATCGATCTCGCTCCGCGGCGTCTCTTGCAGTTTGCCGTCGGCCAGTTGCAGGACGATCGACTCGCCAGACTGGCTAGCGACGATGCCGATGTACGATTGCCCGCTGAGGGTCAGAATCTGGCTCGCCGCGTACTTCGGCTCGACTTTGCCGCTCGGGTTGAGGATGTCGTACAGGATCGCCTCCCGCGGACGATTCAGCGAGTCGGCCAGATCCGGCCCAACGCTGCGGCCTGACTCTTCGGTCGCAACATGGCACTTCGCACAGTTCTTTAAAAAGACTTCGCGACCAGCGACAGCGCTGCCGATAGTGCGAGGAGCTTCTTCGTAGGCGGCGAGAACCGCGTCACGATCGGTCGAAGCCGCTTTGCCGAAAACTTCGGCGGCCGCCTTACGGATCGCTTCGTTGCGATGTTCATGCAGCGCTCGCTGGTGATCCAAGCTGACCGCCGACGCCGAGACCTTGCCCCCTTTGATCGCGGCGAAGAGGCTTTCGACGCCGAGCTGGCTTTTCAGCAAGTGAGCCAAGACCGCTTCGTGCGACTGCGGTTCCATCTCGGTCCACGCGGTCAGCAAGACTTGGGCTCGCTTGTCGTTGAGCCCGCCGCCGAGGGCGTCGATCGCCGCCAACTGCACCTGGGGAGGAAAGCGGGGATGGAGCAAGTCGGCGAAGAAGTCGTCTCCAACCGACGAGAACCGAGCGAGCAGCAAGATCGCTTCGCGGCGATCGGCCAGCGGCTCAGCATCGCCGAGGGCGACCTCTTCGAGACGTTCGGTCAACTTTTCGGCTTGCGGGCCGCTCTGTTTCAAGAGCGTTTCAAACTTCGGATTGCTGTTGATCCCTTCCGCCAAACCGGCCAACAACACGAGTTGCTGATGGGGCGCCGGGCTACCAAGCGCGAGCTTCACGAGCGACGCCGTTTCAGCTTCGTCCTTACGAGCGCCGACGACTTTCGCCAAACGTTTTTGAATCGCATCGGCCGCGGCCGGATCGGCCAGTTTCGCCAACACTTCTCCGCTACAGGTTTCGGTCGCGGTCATGATCGCATCGGCAAAGTTGACGTCCGCGCCATCGCTGGCGACCAACTTCGCGAGCACTTCGACGCGACGCGGATCGGCGGTCGTTCCCATCGCCAAGGCCAAACGGTAACGGACAAACGGGTCCTTGTCGTCGGCCAGGGAAAGGGCAGCGGTCAGCAGTTCCGGCTTGTCGCTCCACGCTTGGCTCGCCAGATCGACGGCCGAGGCCCGGACGTGCGGATTCGCGTCGGTGAGCGCCGCTTTGATCGTCGCATCTTTCAATTGGCCAATCCCGGCCAAGGTCCAGATCGCATGCAACCGTGCGAGCGGAGATTTGCTTGCCGCGAACAGCTTTTCGATTGCCGGCGCGGCGGCGGTCACTTGTCCTTCGACCAGCGTTTGCTGCGCCAGTCGACGGCGCCAACCGTTGCTGTCGCCGAGCATCGCGACCCACTCGTCGGTCGTTTTCGGCATGACGTACTTGTTCACCGACTTCTTGTTGTCGGCGGTAATGCGCCAGATGCGGCCGCGGTCTTCCCCGGCCCGCCAATCGAGACGAGCGGCGATTTCCGGCGGCAGGAACTTCGGATGTTCGACCCACAAGCGATACATGTCGGCGAGGTAAAGGTTGCCGTCAGGACCGTTCGCCAGGCTCGCCGGTCGGAACCAGGTATCGGTCGCCGCCAGGAAGTCAGCGTCTTCACGCGCACGCTTCGACGTGAGTCGAGCGCCGTCGCGAGTCACAATGGCTCGCGTCACCAGGTGACCAATCGGCTCGCAGGCGAAGACGCTGTCTTCCATCGCCGGGCCCAGGGCGTCGCCGACATAGGCGGTCGTTCCGCAAGCGGAAGTGTGGGTGCCGGCATGCGAGAGCCAGTTGCTTTTCATCGCAACCAGCGGAAAGACCTTCGAGTCGCCGCCAGAGGGAGCGACGTCGTACTGCGCCGCGTAGATCGGCGAAAAGCGATTGCGGCGGAGCTCTTCCATCGTCATCGGCGCGGCGATGATCGGATTGCGATTGGTGACGAACAGACGATCGCCCCACTGGGTAATCGTGTTGCCAAACTGCCCGGTCCCGGCGGCCGGACCAAACTCGCGAGTGATCGGATGAAACCAAAATTCGGTCCGCGGCATATCGAACGGCGGCGCGTCGCTACCACCCTTCGTGATCTTGCCGACGCCGTAATTCAAGTAAATCTTGTTATCGAGACCCCAGCGCGGATTGCCGACTTGCATTTGAGCATGCGCCGGGACGAATCCGTCGAAGACGACTTCGCGCGATTCGGCGACGCCGTCGTCGTTCTCATCCTTGAGCAGCAACACCTGCGTTTGCGCGCAAGCCAACACGCCGCCGGCGTACGGCATCAGGCTATGACAAAAGGTGAGCTTGTCGGCGAAGACCGAACGCTTGTCGAGCTTGCCGTCCCCATTGGTATCTTCCAGCAGCACGATCCGCGAAAGGGGAGCGTCCTTTTCATCGGGAGGACCGATCGGATAGTCGCTATACTCGGCGACGAACATCCGGCCGCGGGCGTCGAACGCGATCGCCACCGGATCCATCACCAGCGGCTCCGACGCGACCAGTTCAATCTTGTAGCCCGGTTCGATTTTGAAAGCGGCGAGTTCCTCTTCCGGCGATCTCGGCGCCGGCGTCTTTTCGTCGACCCAGTGACGGCCACCCTTCGTCTTGTCTTCTTCGCTTAGCTGCGGCGTGGCAGCGACTTCGGCGCCTTTGCCAGATCCATCGGCGGAAAGAATGGCGATTTCGGCGTCGGTCAAAGCGCGATCGAAGACCGAGATCTCATCCAAGCGACCTTCCCAATTCGATTGGTTGTCGCTGCGACCGCCGAAGAAGGTGTGATCAAACGAGCCGACCTTCGAAGCGTCGGCAGTGATTTCCAACTTCCCGTCCAGGTAAACCTTGGCGGTGTCGCCAGACTTCACGAGCGTTACGTTGTGCCAGGTCCAGCGCTCGACCGGAGTCTTGCCGAAGACCTGCGCTTCGTCTTGGTCGCCGAGCTGCAGCACCACGCGTCCTACATTGTCACCTTTGCCGGCCAGCCCGAGCTGAATCCCTTCCGGCGTTACGCTGTCGACGTAATCGCGAGAAAACATCCAACCCGCGATCGGGCGAGCGGCGAGATCGAGCCCGTTCCAGCACCAGATGTTGACGGTGTAATCACCCTTCAGCTCGGGAGTGCGAGTGATGATGCGGCCGCCGGCGAAGTGCGCGGCGCGATTGATCTGCTTGGCGGTCGAGAAGGCGGGGCCATCGGCGCCGGTCAGATAGAAGACGACGCCATCTTCGTAGGTCGCGTCGCGATAGCTGGCCGACGCGTCGCTGACGGTCGGACCTTCCATTTCGTCAAGCGGATAGTAACGAACCGGCTTCAAGTTGGCGATCGCTTTGGCCATCACGCTGTCAGGCGGAGTCGCCTCACGACGCGGTTTGCCGGTCACTTTTTCCAGTAGTTTTAGATCGGCCGAGACGATCTTCGGTTCGGCGGTCACTTCCAAACCGGCCGAGCGAGCCGCCCAGGTGTTGTACCCACCCAGGACATGCTGTTCCGGCGGCGGAATATAACCGTCGCCCCCGTTGGCCAGTTCAATCACAAAGGTCTTCTCAAACGGACTGCGAGCCTTCAGCTTCAAACCGGTCAGGGCGTACGTTTCGTTCGGCGTCGTCGCGATCGCGATATCGCCGATCCGGAGCGCCTGCAGCACGATTTCGGTCGATTGCCGCTCGTGCAGGATCGGCTGTTCACGCGCGTAAACTTCGGCCGGCGTTTTCGGCGAGGTGCGTTCCCCCATTTCGGCCAAGATGCCTTTGGCCCAAGTGAGTCGTTCGTTGCTCGGTACGCGATAGTTGAGTCGCATGCGCGTTTCGGCCATCGCGATCGTCGCGTCGCTATCGTACTTCATCGCGGCGAGCGCTCGTTCGGTACGATCGACCATCCCTTCGACGAAGCCGTCGTAGGTTTGATTGGTGCCGGCGCGATAATCGACGCGCCAGATGTCGCCGCTGCAACCGTGCGACATTACCGCGACGAACGGCGGCTTGTCGTCGCCTTTCTGGTCATAATGCGCTTCGAGCGCTCGGCAGTAATCGCCAAAGTAGTCAGCCGCTCCGCCGCCCCCGAAATAGTGCATCGAGAAGTTCGCCAGCATCGCGATCGGGCGACCTTCCGGCGACTGGAACGAAATCACCGCCAGCGACGGATCTTCCGGCCCCGATTCGCCGGTGACCTTTTCCATGCCGCTTTTGGCGGCGTGCATCTGGGCTCGCATCGACTTGTTGCCGAAGGGGTCGGTTCCCATTTGATCAGGAGCGAAGATCCACCGACGCAGGGCGGTGAACTCATTCGCATCGGCGGTCGCGTATCCCACTTTCGCCGGCGCCAGGTTGCGCTGGGCGGTGACGATCGCTTCGGCCAACTTGATTCGCAAATAGGGAGTATACGTTTCGTCAGGTTCGGTTCCGAGCGCACCCATCGACGACGGCGCCGAGTGCGTATGCGTCGCCGACATCAAGATCCGATCGGTCGGAATCTTCGTTTGCTCTGAGGCCAATTGTTTGGCGCTGTCGATCAGATCTTTCGGCAGCATGCAGCTGTCGGTCACGACGATCGCCAATTGCGAAGCGCCGTCGCTGACCACAATCGCCCGGGCAAAGATGTTGGTCGGTTCGCCGGTACGGCTGTAGAAGCTGCCGTTGATCAGCACCGGAAATTGCTGCGGCGTGACGTCGATCGCGGCGGCGCCGACTTGCAACTGGGCAAACGCGGCTGAAGTGAAACAAAGCGAAACTGCGACGGCGATTGCCAACGTAAAATTACGCAGCGGCTGCATCAGATCGTCTCCAGATGGAAGGGCCTCAGGCGGGGCGTTCGAGGCGTCGATTTTCAGGTGGGAGTAGGGCTCTCGGAATTTTATATAGTTCCCAGATTGAGCTCATGATATCTCGTTCCATCGAAAATTGCCAATAGTTCCTTTTCCCGCTCCCTTTTTTTCTTTCCTCCCCCCCGAAATCGCAAGGTCCCTGGGCGAAAGAGTACGCCCCAGAAATCTTGGTAGGGAAGCAGTTTCTAACCATCATGTCCGAAAACCGCGAGACGCTCTTCCGCCCCTTTTCTATATTGAACGCATGGAACTGAACCCCGAAGCCTGTTACCGTGCGGTGCTCGCTCGCGATGAGCGACATGACGGCCGATTTTTCACCTGCGTGAAGACGACGCGGATCTATTGCCGCCCCGTTTGTCCGGCCCGTCCGCCAAAGCGCGAGAACTGCCAGTTCGTTCCCTCCGCAGCAGCCGCCCAAGAAGCGGGGTTTCGTCCCTGTCTACGCTGTCGACCAGAAAAGGCGCCGGAGCTTTGGACCACCGGGGGCACGAAAGCAGTCGCCCGCGCGCTGCGCTGGATCGACGACGGCGTACTCGATACGGAGAACGTCGCCGCCTTGGCCGAGCGACTGCAGATCAGCGAGCGACAACTTCGCCGACTCTTTCAACAGGAGCTCGGAGCCTCGCCGATTGCGGTGGCGCAAACGCGAAGGATCTTGCTCGCGCTACAACTGCTCCAACAAACCGATCTGTCGATGATCGACGTGGCGCTGGCCAGCGGCTTTCAAAGCGTCCGGCGTTTCAACGAAGCGTTCCAAGCGATGTACGATCGCCCACCGCGAGAACTGCGCCGATTGCATCCCGAATCGACGGCGCCCAGCACGCAGCTTTCGCTGCTGTTGCCATACCGCAAGCCGTATGATTGGCTGAGCATGCTCGAATTCTTCGGGCAGCGGGCGATTGCAGGGGTCGAGCATGTCGCCAACGGCGTCTACGCGCGCACGATTGAACTCGACGGAGCGTCCGGCACGTTGCAGGTTACCGACCTGCCGGAGGAATCGGCCTTACGTGCCACGATATCGTTCCCGCGCCTGAAAAGTTTGCCGCAGATCATCGCGCGGGTTCGCCGGATGTTCGATCTGAGCGCCGACATCGGCGCGATCTCGCAGGTCCTGGCGCAAGATCCAACGCTCGCGCCGCTGGTCGCAGCTCGGCCGGGGCTTCGTATTCCGGGCGCTTGGGATGGCTTTGAAATTGCCGTTCGCGCGATTCTAGGGCAGCAGATCACCGTCCGAGCGGCTCGCACCATGGCGAGCCGGCTTGTTTCGCAGTACGGCGCAAGGTTCGAAGCGGATTCGCTTCCTGAGTTGACGCACCGCTTTCCAACGTCTGACGCGCTTCGCCAAATTGACATCGAAAAGTTGGGAATGCCCAAAGGGCGCGCGACGGCGATTCTTCACCTGGCGGAACAAGCGGCCAACAATCCAAGGCTCTTTGAGACCATCGGGGAACGGACCGACGCGATTGACCAGTTGTGCGAGTTTCCGGGGATTGGTCCCTGGACCGCCCAGTACATCGCGATGCGGGTGCTGCGCGAAAGCGACGCGTTCCTTGCCGCCGACGTCGGTCTGCAGCGGGCGATGGCGAAAAACGGCGTTCGTCCGACCGCCAAGCAGTTGCTCGCTCACGCCGAAACATGGCGCCCCTGGCGATCCTACGCGGTCATGCATCTGTGGACCGGCGAGTCCGCGACAACACAATCCCCGAGCGGAAAGGAAGTCCCCCATGCAATTGCTTCTTAGTCGATTGGATTCTCCTGTTGGCGAAATGCTCATCGTCACCGACGCGGAGGGAACGCTGCGAGCGCTCGACTTTCATGATTACGAGCCGCGGATGCGCACATTGCTTGCGCGGCACTACGAAACGTACCAATTGACGACCGGGGACACGCCTGACGCGATCGCCGCGGCGCTGACGAACTACTTTGCCGGCGACCTCAACGCCGTCAACCATTTGCCGACGCAAACCGGCGGCACCGAGTTTCAGCGCACCATTTGGAAGGCGCTGCGCACGATTCCAGGCGGCGTGACTCGCAGCTATGGCGACCTTGCCAAGCAGATCAAGAAGCCGAGCGCCTCGCGAGCTGTTGGCTTGGCCAATGGCGCCAATCCGATTGCGATCGTCGTCCCCTGTCATCGCGTGATCGGCGCCAGCGGAGCGTTGACCGGATATGGCGGCGGCTTACCTCGCAAGCGCTGGCTCTTGGACCACGAACGAAAGCATGCCGGGCTGTTTGCCGCGTGAATCAGGACATGAGATAGAGGAACGAATCATCCGCCTGTTTCCGCTTGTCGTCGTTTTCGATCCAGCGACGAAGCACGCCGTAGCCATAGAGCGTTTTGATGCGATGGGTGAGCCGCGCTTCGTCTCGCTTCAGCATCCCTTGCCAATAGGCGGTGCGTCGCGGATCTTCGGTCGCTTTTTCGACAGCGCCAAGTTCGCTCGAAACGTCAGGTAAGCTGCGCCAGAGCTCAATGTGATTGTGATGTGCAGGAAGCGCCTGCTGGGCCAACTTCTTGTAGCCGAACCGATTCAGCTCCGCGATCGCGGCCGCATGATTGACGATATGCCAGAGACCGCCGAAGCCTTGCTTCTTTATCGGCGCCGTGGCGATCATTTCGTCGATCGTTACGCTGACCATTTCCTGAATCGAGCCATACGGCGCGAATTTTACGTCGTCCGGCACTTTTACCTGGTCGCCGATCAGCCAACCTTTTTCCTTTCCAAAGTAACCGCGTCCCGCATTCGCCTTTTGAAAACCTTCCGTCAGCTTGCGAATGCCGACGATCGTTTGCGGCGTGGCGAAGTCGGGGTGATCCTGCAGCGCGCGGATGCCGATCGACGCGAAGATGACGTTGTGGCCTGACTGCCGCAATTGGCCGACGTTCTTCGCCAGGGCGTCAGCGATGGAGTCAATTCCCTCCGGCGTCGCTTCTTCCTGTTCGAGCGGCGCGAAGAGATCGGCCGGTTCAATACCAGCTTGCTTGACGTTCCACCAGATCGACTCTTCGCCGGCGATCACGCGATCGAGTTCCCCTTCGATTCCCTGGTAGACCTCGTCCGGCAGATCGGCATGGTCTTCGCCATAGAAATATCCGGCGACGACCGCGGCGCCTAAGTGCCCGGCCATGGTTCCCCCCCGGTGAGCC is a genomic window of Blastopirellula sediminis containing:
- a CDS encoding PVC-type heme-binding CxxCH protein; translation: MQPLRNFTLAIAVAVSLCFTSAAFAQLQVGAAAIDVTPQQFPVLINGSFYSRTGEPTNIFARAIVVSDGASQLAIVVTDSCMLPKDLIDSAKQLASEQTKIPTDRILMSATHTHSAPSSMGALGTEPDETYTPYLRIKLAEAIVTAQRNLAPAKVGYATADANEFTALRRWIFAPDQMGTDPFGNKSMRAQMHAAKSGMEKVTGESGPEDPSLAVISFQSPEGRPIAMLANFSMHYFGGGGAADYFGDYCRALEAHYDQKGDDKPPFVAVMSHGCSGDIWRVDYRAGTNQTYDGFVEGMVDRTERALAAMKYDSDATIAMAETRMRLNYRVPSNERLTWAKGILAEMGERTSPKTPAEVYAREQPILHERQSTEIVLQALRIGDIAIATTPNETYALTGLKLKARSPFEKTFVIELANGGDGYIPPPEQHVLGGYNTWAARSAGLEVTAEPKIVSADLKLLEKVTGKPRREATPPDSVMAKAIANLKPVRYYPLDEMEGPTVSDASASYRDATYEDGVVFYLTGADGPAFSTAKQINRAAHFAGGRIITRTPELKGDYTVNIWCWNGLDLAARPIAGWMFSRDYVDSVTPEGIQLGLAGKGDNVGRVVLQLGDQDEAQVFGKTPVERWTWHNVTLVKSGDTAKVYLDGKLEITADASKVGSFDHTFFGGRSDNQSNWEGRLDEISVFDRALTDAEIAILSADGSGKGAEVAATPQLSEEDKTKGGRHWVDEKTPAPRSPEEELAAFKIEPGYKIELVASEPLVMDPVAIAFDARGRMFVAEYSDYPIGPPDEKDAPLSRIVLLEDTNGDGKLDKRSVFADKLTFCHSLMPYAGGVLACAQTQVLLLKDENDDGVAESREVVFDGFVPAHAQMQVGNPRWGLDNKIYLNYGVGKITKGGSDAPPFDMPRTEFWFHPITREFGPAAGTGQFGNTITQWGDRLFVTNRNPIIAAPMTMEELRRNRFSPIYAAQYDVAPSGGDSKVFPLVAMKSNWLSHAGTHTSACGTTAYVGDALGPAMEDSVFACEPIGHLVTRAIVTRDGARLTSKRAREDADFLAATDTWFRPASLANGPDGNLYLADMYRLWVEHPKFLPPEIAARLDWRAGEDRGRIWRITADNKKSVNKYVMPKTTDEWVAMLGDSNGWRRRLAQQTLVEGQVTAAAPAIEKLFAASKSPLARLHAIWTLAGIGQLKDATIKAALTDANPHVRASAVDLASQAWSDKPELLTAALSLADDKDPFVRYRLALAMGTTADPRRVEVLAKLVASDGADVNFADAIMTATETCSGEVLAKLADPAAADAIQKRLAKVVGARKDEAETASLVKLALGSPAPHQQLVLLAGLAEGINSNPKFETLLKQSGPQAEKLTERLEEVALGDAEPLADRREAILLLARFSSVGDDFFADLLHPRFPPQVQLAAIDALGGGLNDKRAQVLLTAWTEMEPQSHEAVLAHLLKSQLGVESLFAAIKGGKVSASAVSLDHQRALHEHRNEAIRKAAAEVFGKAASTDRDAVLAAYEEAPRTIGSAVAGREVFLKNCAKCHVATEESGRSVGPDLADSLNRPREAILYDILNPSGKVEPKYAASQILTLSGQSYIGIVASQSGESIVLQLADGKLQETPRSEIDLFQTSEKSLMPEGMEKEINVTDMANLLEFLKSPLPKK
- a CDS encoding DNA-3-methyladenine glycosylase 2, which gives rise to MELNPEACYRAVLARDERHDGRFFTCVKTTRIYCRPVCPARPPKRENCQFVPSAAAAQEAGFRPCLRCRPEKAPELWTTGGTKAVARALRWIDDGVLDTENVAALAERLQISERQLRRLFQQELGASPIAVAQTRRILLALQLLQQTDLSMIDVALASGFQSVRRFNEAFQAMYDRPPRELRRLHPESTAPSTQLSLLLPYRKPYDWLSMLEFFGQRAIAGVEHVANGVYARTIELDGASGTLQVTDLPEESALRATISFPRLKSLPQIIARVRRMFDLSADIGAISQVLAQDPTLAPLVAARPGLRIPGAWDGFEIAVRAILGQQITVRAARTMASRLVSQYGARFEADSLPELTHRFPTSDALRQIDIEKLGMPKGRATAILHLAEQAANNPRLFETIGERTDAIDQLCEFPGIGPWTAQYIAMRVLRESDAFLAADVGLQRAMAKNGVRPTAKQLLAHAETWRPWRSYAVMHLWTGESATTQSPSGKEVPHAIAS
- a CDS encoding methylated-DNA--[protein]-cysteine S-methyltransferase encodes the protein MQLLLSRLDSPVGEMLIVTDAEGTLRALDFHDYEPRMRTLLARHYETYQLTTGDTPDAIAAALTNYFAGDLNAVNHLPTQTGGTEFQRTIWKALRTIPGGVTRSYGDLAKQIKKPSASRAVGLANGANPIAIVVPCHRVIGASGALTGYGGGLPRKRWLLDHERKHAGLFAA